Proteins encoded together in one Triticum dicoccoides isolate Atlit2015 ecotype Zavitan chromosome 7B, WEW_v2.0, whole genome shotgun sequence window:
- the LOC119339842 gene encoding nuclear poly(A) polymerase 4-like isoform X4, protein MATSNKPISLAGPLDADVQRTAELNKFLVEAGLYESADESARREEVLGELDKIVKDWVKQLTSQRGYTDQMVEEANAVLFTFGSYRLGVHGPGADIDTLCVGPSYVNREEDFFIVLHDILAQTEEVTQLQPVPDAHVPVMKFKFHGISIDLLYASVSLLVVPSDLDISQEAVLYDIDEATVRSLTGCRVADQILRLVPNIESFRTTLRCLKHWARRRGVYSNVTGFLGGVNWALLVARVCQLYPNAVPSMLVSRFFRVFTQWRWPTPVMLCAIEEEELGFPVWDPRKNPRDRTHHMPIITPAYPCMNSSYNVSTSTLRVMIEQFQFGNKICQEIEMNKASWSALFEPFNFFEAYKNYLQVDIIAEDDEDLRLWKGWVESRLRQLTLKIERDTYGKLQCHPYPYEYADPSRQCAHCAFFMGLSRKEGVKIQEGQQFDIRGTVDEFRHEINMYMFWKPGMELAVSHVRRKEIPAYVFPEGYKRPRPQRHVNHQHQSDKNDPGNGSPDSQLKRKHDSTGIDTEPSRSVKRASVSPVHPKTSSPRSGNVSDEPISNNQQKVTSNASGGSQDSPGSGNRDQTKCSSSSHASEKSLDSVASGSKCVKIEAVCSGDVTSKHVDCISPVKDSTAPTVAVSTTLKRVAEKVVLELVGSESIGGNKAELLQIAETDMGNVLVENLHFGGNGVSQSGLPEELEV, encoded by the exons ATGGCGACCTCTAACAAGCCAATATCGTTGGCTGGGCCGTTGGACGCTGATGTCCAGAGGACGGCGGAATTGAACAAG TTCTTGGTTGAAGCCGGCCTATATGAAAGTGCCGATGAGTCTGCTAGGCGAGAGGAGGTGCTGGGGGAGCTTGACAAG ATTGTAAAAGATTGGGTGAAACAATTAACTAGTCAGAGAGGATACACTGATCAAATGGTTGAAGAGGCAAATGCCGTGCTTTTCACCTTTGGGTCATACCGTCTAGGG GTCCATGGGCCTGGGGCTGACATTGATACTCTATGTGTTGGACCTTCATATGTGAATCGCGAG GAAGACTTCTTCATTGTACTGCATGACATATTAGCACAAACGGAGGAAGTGACTCAATTGCAACCTGTACCTGATGCACATGTACCTGTGATGAAATTTAAGTTCCATGGGATATCCATCGACCTTCTATATGCCAGCGTTTCTCTCTTAGTAGTACCATCT GATTTGGATATCTCTCAGGAAGCAGTGCTTTATGACATTGATGAGGCAACTGTCCGTAGTCTTACTGGCTGCAGAGTGGCTGACCAAATTCTTAGGCTTGTTCCGAATATTGAG AGCTTTCGAACAACACTAAGGTGTTTAAAGCACTGGGCAAGAAGAAGAGGTGTTTATTCTAAT GTTACTGGTTTTCTTGGAGGTGTGAATTGGGCTTTACTGGTTGCGCGAGTCTGCCAGCTCTATCCTAATGCTGTGCCAAGTATGCTGGTCTCGAGATTCTTCAGGGTTTTTACCCAGTGGCGCTGGCCAACTCCAGTGATGCTTTGCGCCATTGAGGAGGAGGAACTTGGCTTTCCTGTGTGGGATCCACGCAAAAATCCTCGTGACAGAACTCATCATATGCCCATTATCACCCCAGCATATCCATGCATGAACTCCAGCTATAATGTTTCGACAAGCACGCTGAGGGTTATGATAGAACAATTCCAGTTTGGCAACAAAATATGCCAG GAAATTGAGATGAATAAGGCTAGTTGGTCTGCCCTTTTTGAGCCTTTCAATTTTTTTGAGGCGTATAAGAATTATCTGCAAGTTGACATCATCGCTGAGGATGATGAAGATCTCAGACTTTGGAAGGGATGGGTGGAGTCTCGATTGAGGCAACTGACTTTAAAG ATTGAACGGGACACTTATGGGAAATTGCAATGCCATCCATACCCATATGAGTATGCAGATCCTTCTAGACAGTGTGCTCATTGTGCTTTCTTCATGGGCTTATCAAGGAAAGAAGGTGTGAAAATACAAGAAGGTCAGCAGTTTGATATTCGTGGAACAGTTGATGAGTTCAGGCATGAGATCAACATGTATATGTTCTGGAAACCTGGGATGGAGTTGGCGGTTTCTCATGTTCGGAGGAAAGAGATTCCAGCTTATGTATTTCCAGAAGGATACAAGAGACCTCGTCCTCAAAGGCATGTGAACCATCAGCACCAGTCTGATAAAAATGACCCTGGAAATGGATCTCCAGACAGCCAGCTGAAGAGAAAGCATGATTCTACTGGGATTGATACTGAACCTAGCCGATCTGTTAAGAGGGCTTCAGTCAGTCCAGTTCACCCAAAAACTTCATCACCTCGGTCAGGCAATGTTAGTGATGAGCCCATAAGCAATAACCAACAGAAGGTTACTTCTAATGCAAGTGGTGGGAGTCAGGATTCACCTGGCAGTGGCAATCGAGATCAAACAAAGTGCTCAAGTTCATCACATGCATCTGAGAAGAGCTTGGATTCAGTTGCATCAGGCTCCAAGTGTGTGAAAATTGAAGCGGTTTGTTCTGGTGACGTGACTAGCAAGCATGTTGATTGTATTTCACCTGTCAAGGACAGCACTGCTCCAACTGTAGCAGTGAGTACAACTTTAAAGCGTGTTGCCGAGAAGGTTGTTTTGGAGCTTGTTGGAAGTGAAAGCATTGGCGGCAATAAGGCAGAGTTACTGCAGATTGCAGAAACAGACATGGGAAATGTCCTTGTTGAAAATCTGCACTTTGGTGGGAATGGAGTTTCTCAGAGCGGCCTCCCTGAAGAGTTAGAG GTTTGA
- the LOC119339842 gene encoding nuclear poly(A) polymerase 4-like isoform X1, which yields MATSNKPISLAGPLDADVQRTAELNKFLVEAGLYESADESARREEVLGELDKIVKDWVKQLTSQRGYTDQMVEEANAVLFTFGSYRLGVHGPGADIDTLCVGPSYVNREEDFFIVLHDILAQTEEVTQLQPVPDAHVPVMKFKFHGISIDLLYASVSLLVVPSDLDISQEAVLYDIDEATVRSLTGCRVADQILRLVPNIESFRTTLRCLKHWARRRGVYSNVTGFLGGVNWALLVARVCQLYPNAVPSMLVSRFFRVFTQWRWPTPVMLCAIEEEELGFPVWDPRKNPRDRTHHMPIITPAYPCMNSSYNVSTSTLRVMIEQFQFGNKICQEIEMNKASWSALFEPFNFFEAYKNYLQVDIIAEDDEDLRLWKGWVESRLRQLTLKIERDTYGKLQCHPYPYEYADPSRQCAHCAFFMGLSRKEGVKIQEGQQFDIRGTVDEFRHEINMYMFWKPGMELAVSHVRRKEIPAYVFPEGYKRPRPQRHVNHQHQSDKNDPGNGSPDSQLKRKHDSTGIDTEPSRSVKRASVSPVHPKTSSPRSGNVSDEPISNNQQKVTSNASGGSQDSPGSGNRDQTKCSSSSHASEKSLDSVASGSKCVKIEAVCSGDVTSKHVDCISPVKDSTAPTVAVSTTLKRVAEKVVLELVGSESIGGNKAELLQIAETDMGNVLVENLHFGGNGVSQSGLPEELELNNGIEVLSKAHAGLKSDGSQKLSLRSANTGDLKEDGGKIMSGNGMAKTTNKRSFFHGRS from the exons ATGGCGACCTCTAACAAGCCAATATCGTTGGCTGGGCCGTTGGACGCTGATGTCCAGAGGACGGCGGAATTGAACAAG TTCTTGGTTGAAGCCGGCCTATATGAAAGTGCCGATGAGTCTGCTAGGCGAGAGGAGGTGCTGGGGGAGCTTGACAAG ATTGTAAAAGATTGGGTGAAACAATTAACTAGTCAGAGAGGATACACTGATCAAATGGTTGAAGAGGCAAATGCCGTGCTTTTCACCTTTGGGTCATACCGTCTAGGG GTCCATGGGCCTGGGGCTGACATTGATACTCTATGTGTTGGACCTTCATATGTGAATCGCGAG GAAGACTTCTTCATTGTACTGCATGACATATTAGCACAAACGGAGGAAGTGACTCAATTGCAACCTGTACCTGATGCACATGTACCTGTGATGAAATTTAAGTTCCATGGGATATCCATCGACCTTCTATATGCCAGCGTTTCTCTCTTAGTAGTACCATCT GATTTGGATATCTCTCAGGAAGCAGTGCTTTATGACATTGATGAGGCAACTGTCCGTAGTCTTACTGGCTGCAGAGTGGCTGACCAAATTCTTAGGCTTGTTCCGAATATTGAG AGCTTTCGAACAACACTAAGGTGTTTAAAGCACTGGGCAAGAAGAAGAGGTGTTTATTCTAAT GTTACTGGTTTTCTTGGAGGTGTGAATTGGGCTTTACTGGTTGCGCGAGTCTGCCAGCTCTATCCTAATGCTGTGCCAAGTATGCTGGTCTCGAGATTCTTCAGGGTTTTTACCCAGTGGCGCTGGCCAACTCCAGTGATGCTTTGCGCCATTGAGGAGGAGGAACTTGGCTTTCCTGTGTGGGATCCACGCAAAAATCCTCGTGACAGAACTCATCATATGCCCATTATCACCCCAGCATATCCATGCATGAACTCCAGCTATAATGTTTCGACAAGCACGCTGAGGGTTATGATAGAACAATTCCAGTTTGGCAACAAAATATGCCAG GAAATTGAGATGAATAAGGCTAGTTGGTCTGCCCTTTTTGAGCCTTTCAATTTTTTTGAGGCGTATAAGAATTATCTGCAAGTTGACATCATCGCTGAGGATGATGAAGATCTCAGACTTTGGAAGGGATGGGTGGAGTCTCGATTGAGGCAACTGACTTTAAAG ATTGAACGGGACACTTATGGGAAATTGCAATGCCATCCATACCCATATGAGTATGCAGATCCTTCTAGACAGTGTGCTCATTGTGCTTTCTTCATGGGCTTATCAAGGAAAGAAGGTGTGAAAATACAAGAAGGTCAGCAGTTTGATATTCGTGGAACAGTTGATGAGTTCAGGCATGAGATCAACATGTATATGTTCTGGAAACCTGGGATGGAGTTGGCGGTTTCTCATGTTCGGAGGAAAGAGATTCCAGCTTATGTATTTCCAGAAGGATACAAGAGACCTCGTCCTCAAAGGCATGTGAACCATCAGCACCAGTCTGATAAAAATGACCCTGGAAATGGATCTCCAGACAGCCAGCTGAAGAGAAAGCATGATTCTACTGGGATTGATACTGAACCTAGCCGATCTGTTAAGAGGGCTTCAGTCAGTCCAGTTCACCCAAAAACTTCATCACCTCGGTCAGGCAATGTTAGTGATGAGCCCATAAGCAATAACCAACAGAAGGTTACTTCTAATGCAAGTGGTGGGAGTCAGGATTCACCTGGCAGTGGCAATCGAGATCAAACAAAGTGCTCAAGTTCATCACATGCATCTGAGAAGAGCTTGGATTCAGTTGCATCAGGCTCCAAGTGTGTGAAAATTGAAGCGGTTTGTTCTGGTGACGTGACTAGCAAGCATGTTGATTGTATTTCACCTGTCAAGGACAGCACTGCTCCAACTGTAGCAGTGAGTACAACTTTAAAGCGTGTTGCCGAGAAGGTTGTTTTGGAGCTTGTTGGAAGTGAAAGCATTGGCGGCAATAAGGCAGAGTTACTGCAGATTGCAGAAACAGACATGGGAAATGTCCTTGTTGAAAATCTGCACTTTGGTGGGAATGGAGTTTCTCAGAGCGGCCTCCCTGAAGAGTTAGAG CTGAACAATGGGATTGAAGTGCTTTCTAAAGCTCATGCAGGTTTGAAGTCAGATGGATCCCAGAAGTTATCATTGAG ATCTGCAAACACTGGGGACTTGAAGGAAGATGGTGGTAAAATCATGTCTGGCAATGGCATGGCAAAAACAACAAACAAGCGAAGTTTCTTTCATGGAAGGTCATAA
- the LOC119339842 gene encoding nuclear poly(A) polymerase 4-like isoform X3, whose product MATSNKPISLAGPLDADVQRTAELNKFLVEAGLYESADESARREEVLGELDKIVKDWVKQLTSQRGYTDQMVEEANAVLFTFGSYRLGVHGPGADIDTLCVGPSYVNREEDFFIVLHDILAQTEEVTQLQPVPDAHVPVMKFKFHGISIDLLYASVSLLVVPSDLDISQEAVLYDIDEATVRSLTGCRVADQILRLVPNIESFRTTLRCLKHWARRRGVYSNVTGFLGGVNWALLVARVCQLYPNAVPSMLVSRFFRVFTQWRWPTPVMLCAIEEEELGFPVWDPRKNPRDRTHHMPIITPAYPCMNSSYNVSTSTLRVMIEQFQFGNKICQEIEMNKASWSALFEPFNFFEAYKNYLQVDIIAEDDEDLRLWKGWVESRLRQLTLKIERDTYGKLQCHPYPYEYADPSRQCAHCAFFMGLSRKEGVKIQEGQQFDIRGTVDEFRHEINMYMFWKPGMELAVSHVRRKEIPAYVFPEGYKRPRPQRHVNHQHQSDKNDPGNGSPDSQLKRKHDSTGIDTEPSRSVKRASVSPVHPKTSSPRSGNVSDEPISNNQQKVTSNASGGSQDSPGSGNRDQTKCSSSSHASEKSLDSVASGSKCVKIEAVCSGDVTSKHVDCISPVKDSTAPTVAVSTTLKRVAEKVVLELVGSESIGGNKAELLQIAETDMGNVLVENLHFGGNGVSQSGLPEELELMQV is encoded by the exons ATGGCGACCTCTAACAAGCCAATATCGTTGGCTGGGCCGTTGGACGCTGATGTCCAGAGGACGGCGGAATTGAACAAG TTCTTGGTTGAAGCCGGCCTATATGAAAGTGCCGATGAGTCTGCTAGGCGAGAGGAGGTGCTGGGGGAGCTTGACAAG ATTGTAAAAGATTGGGTGAAACAATTAACTAGTCAGAGAGGATACACTGATCAAATGGTTGAAGAGGCAAATGCCGTGCTTTTCACCTTTGGGTCATACCGTCTAGGG GTCCATGGGCCTGGGGCTGACATTGATACTCTATGTGTTGGACCTTCATATGTGAATCGCGAG GAAGACTTCTTCATTGTACTGCATGACATATTAGCACAAACGGAGGAAGTGACTCAATTGCAACCTGTACCTGATGCACATGTACCTGTGATGAAATTTAAGTTCCATGGGATATCCATCGACCTTCTATATGCCAGCGTTTCTCTCTTAGTAGTACCATCT GATTTGGATATCTCTCAGGAAGCAGTGCTTTATGACATTGATGAGGCAACTGTCCGTAGTCTTACTGGCTGCAGAGTGGCTGACCAAATTCTTAGGCTTGTTCCGAATATTGAG AGCTTTCGAACAACACTAAGGTGTTTAAAGCACTGGGCAAGAAGAAGAGGTGTTTATTCTAAT GTTACTGGTTTTCTTGGAGGTGTGAATTGGGCTTTACTGGTTGCGCGAGTCTGCCAGCTCTATCCTAATGCTGTGCCAAGTATGCTGGTCTCGAGATTCTTCAGGGTTTTTACCCAGTGGCGCTGGCCAACTCCAGTGATGCTTTGCGCCATTGAGGAGGAGGAACTTGGCTTTCCTGTGTGGGATCCACGCAAAAATCCTCGTGACAGAACTCATCATATGCCCATTATCACCCCAGCATATCCATGCATGAACTCCAGCTATAATGTTTCGACAAGCACGCTGAGGGTTATGATAGAACAATTCCAGTTTGGCAACAAAATATGCCAG GAAATTGAGATGAATAAGGCTAGTTGGTCTGCCCTTTTTGAGCCTTTCAATTTTTTTGAGGCGTATAAGAATTATCTGCAAGTTGACATCATCGCTGAGGATGATGAAGATCTCAGACTTTGGAAGGGATGGGTGGAGTCTCGATTGAGGCAACTGACTTTAAAG ATTGAACGGGACACTTATGGGAAATTGCAATGCCATCCATACCCATATGAGTATGCAGATCCTTCTAGACAGTGTGCTCATTGTGCTTTCTTCATGGGCTTATCAAGGAAAGAAGGTGTGAAAATACAAGAAGGTCAGCAGTTTGATATTCGTGGAACAGTTGATGAGTTCAGGCATGAGATCAACATGTATATGTTCTGGAAACCTGGGATGGAGTTGGCGGTTTCTCATGTTCGGAGGAAAGAGATTCCAGCTTATGTATTTCCAGAAGGATACAAGAGACCTCGTCCTCAAAGGCATGTGAACCATCAGCACCAGTCTGATAAAAATGACCCTGGAAATGGATCTCCAGACAGCCAGCTGAAGAGAAAGCATGATTCTACTGGGATTGATACTGAACCTAGCCGATCTGTTAAGAGGGCTTCAGTCAGTCCAGTTCACCCAAAAACTTCATCACCTCGGTCAGGCAATGTTAGTGATGAGCCCATAAGCAATAACCAACAGAAGGTTACTTCTAATGCAAGTGGTGGGAGTCAGGATTCACCTGGCAGTGGCAATCGAGATCAAACAAAGTGCTCAAGTTCATCACATGCATCTGAGAAGAGCTTGGATTCAGTTGCATCAGGCTCCAAGTGTGTGAAAATTGAAGCGGTTTGTTCTGGTGACGTGACTAGCAAGCATGTTGATTGTATTTCACCTGTCAAGGACAGCACTGCTCCAACTGTAGCAGTGAGTACAACTTTAAAGCGTGTTGCCGAGAAGGTTGTTTTGGAGCTTGTTGGAAGTGAAAGCATTGGCGGCAATAAGGCAGAGTTACTGCAGATTGCAGAAACAGACATGGGAAATGTCCTTGTTGAAAATCTGCACTTTGGTGGGAATGGAGTTTCTCAGAGCGGCCTCCCTGAAGAGTTAGAG CTCATGCAGGTTTGA
- the LOC119339842 gene encoding nuclear poly(A) polymerase 4-like isoform X2, producing MATSNKPISLAGPLDADVQRTAELNKFLVEAGLYESADESARREEVLGELDKIVKDWVKQLTSQRGYTDQMVEEANAVLFTFGSYRLGVHGPGADIDTLCVGPSYVNREEDFFIVLHDILAQTEEVTQLQPVPDAHVPVMKFKFHGISIDLLYASVSLLVVPSDLDISQEAVLYDIDEATVRSLTGCRVADQILRLVPNIESFRTTLRCLKHWARRRGVYSNVTGFLGGVNWALLVARVCQLYPNAVPSMLVSRFFRVFTQWRWPTPVMLCAIEEEELGFPVWDPRKNPRDRTHHMPIITPAYPCMNSSYNVSTSTLRVMIEQFQFGNKICQEIEMNKASWSALFEPFNFFEAYKNYLQVDIIAEDDEDLRLWKGWVESRLRQLTLKIERDTYGKLQCHPYPYEYADPSRQCAHCAFFMGLSRKEGVKIQEGQQFDIRGTVDEFRHEINMYMFWKPGMELAVSHVRRKEIPAYVFPEGYKRPRPQRHVNHQHQSDKNDPGNGSPDSQLKRKHDSTGIDTEPSRSVKRASVSPVHPKTSSPRSGNVSDEPISNNQQKVTSNASGGSQDSPGSGNRDQTKCSSSSHASEKSLDSVASGSKCVKIEAVCSGDVTSKHVDCISPVKDSTAPTVAVSTTLKRVAEKVVLELVGSESIGGNKAELLQIAETDMGNVLVENLHFGGNGVSQSGLPEELELNNGIEVLSKAHAGLKSDGSQKLSLRVSLTSTA from the exons ATGGCGACCTCTAACAAGCCAATATCGTTGGCTGGGCCGTTGGACGCTGATGTCCAGAGGACGGCGGAATTGAACAAG TTCTTGGTTGAAGCCGGCCTATATGAAAGTGCCGATGAGTCTGCTAGGCGAGAGGAGGTGCTGGGGGAGCTTGACAAG ATTGTAAAAGATTGGGTGAAACAATTAACTAGTCAGAGAGGATACACTGATCAAATGGTTGAAGAGGCAAATGCCGTGCTTTTCACCTTTGGGTCATACCGTCTAGGG GTCCATGGGCCTGGGGCTGACATTGATACTCTATGTGTTGGACCTTCATATGTGAATCGCGAG GAAGACTTCTTCATTGTACTGCATGACATATTAGCACAAACGGAGGAAGTGACTCAATTGCAACCTGTACCTGATGCACATGTACCTGTGATGAAATTTAAGTTCCATGGGATATCCATCGACCTTCTATATGCCAGCGTTTCTCTCTTAGTAGTACCATCT GATTTGGATATCTCTCAGGAAGCAGTGCTTTATGACATTGATGAGGCAACTGTCCGTAGTCTTACTGGCTGCAGAGTGGCTGACCAAATTCTTAGGCTTGTTCCGAATATTGAG AGCTTTCGAACAACACTAAGGTGTTTAAAGCACTGGGCAAGAAGAAGAGGTGTTTATTCTAAT GTTACTGGTTTTCTTGGAGGTGTGAATTGGGCTTTACTGGTTGCGCGAGTCTGCCAGCTCTATCCTAATGCTGTGCCAAGTATGCTGGTCTCGAGATTCTTCAGGGTTTTTACCCAGTGGCGCTGGCCAACTCCAGTGATGCTTTGCGCCATTGAGGAGGAGGAACTTGGCTTTCCTGTGTGGGATCCACGCAAAAATCCTCGTGACAGAACTCATCATATGCCCATTATCACCCCAGCATATCCATGCATGAACTCCAGCTATAATGTTTCGACAAGCACGCTGAGGGTTATGATAGAACAATTCCAGTTTGGCAACAAAATATGCCAG GAAATTGAGATGAATAAGGCTAGTTGGTCTGCCCTTTTTGAGCCTTTCAATTTTTTTGAGGCGTATAAGAATTATCTGCAAGTTGACATCATCGCTGAGGATGATGAAGATCTCAGACTTTGGAAGGGATGGGTGGAGTCTCGATTGAGGCAACTGACTTTAAAG ATTGAACGGGACACTTATGGGAAATTGCAATGCCATCCATACCCATATGAGTATGCAGATCCTTCTAGACAGTGTGCTCATTGTGCTTTCTTCATGGGCTTATCAAGGAAAGAAGGTGTGAAAATACAAGAAGGTCAGCAGTTTGATATTCGTGGAACAGTTGATGAGTTCAGGCATGAGATCAACATGTATATGTTCTGGAAACCTGGGATGGAGTTGGCGGTTTCTCATGTTCGGAGGAAAGAGATTCCAGCTTATGTATTTCCAGAAGGATACAAGAGACCTCGTCCTCAAAGGCATGTGAACCATCAGCACCAGTCTGATAAAAATGACCCTGGAAATGGATCTCCAGACAGCCAGCTGAAGAGAAAGCATGATTCTACTGGGATTGATACTGAACCTAGCCGATCTGTTAAGAGGGCTTCAGTCAGTCCAGTTCACCCAAAAACTTCATCACCTCGGTCAGGCAATGTTAGTGATGAGCCCATAAGCAATAACCAACAGAAGGTTACTTCTAATGCAAGTGGTGGGAGTCAGGATTCACCTGGCAGTGGCAATCGAGATCAAACAAAGTGCTCAAGTTCATCACATGCATCTGAGAAGAGCTTGGATTCAGTTGCATCAGGCTCCAAGTGTGTGAAAATTGAAGCGGTTTGTTCTGGTGACGTGACTAGCAAGCATGTTGATTGTATTTCACCTGTCAAGGACAGCACTGCTCCAACTGTAGCAGTGAGTACAACTTTAAAGCGTGTTGCCGAGAAGGTTGTTTTGGAGCTTGTTGGAAGTGAAAGCATTGGCGGCAATAAGGCAGAGTTACTGCAGATTGCAGAAACAGACATGGGAAATGTCCTTGTTGAAAATCTGCACTTTGGTGGGAATGGAGTTTCTCAGAGCGGCCTCCCTGAAGAGTTAGAG CTGAACAATGGGATTGAAGTGCTTTCTAAAGCTCATGCAGGTTTGAAGTCAGATGGATCCCAGAAGTTATCATTGAG AGTTAGTTTGACATCAACAGCATGA